A DNA window from Kosmotoga arenicorallina S304 contains the following coding sequences:
- a CDS encoding four helix bundle protein: protein MSFKELDLWEKSIELVTDIYSLTKKFPKSEIYGLTMQMRRAAVSIPSNIAEGNGRGSSKEFIQFLIVSRGSLTELMTQVEISKRLGFIPKDESKDLLEKMERIMMMLNKLITTLRSKLNS, encoded by the coding sequence ATGTCATTCAAGGAACTGGACCTCTGGGAAAAGAGCATTGAATTAGTAACCGACATATATTCATTGACAAAGAAATTCCCGAAAAGTGAAATCTATGGCCTGACAATGCAGATGCGCCGCGCAGCGGTTTCAATCCCATCAAATATAGCTGAAGGAAACGGTAGGGGAAGTTCAAAAGAATTTATTCAATTTCTTATTGTTTCGAGAGGATCTTTAACTGAATTGATGACTCAAGTGGAAATATCAAAAAGATTGGGGTTTATTCCCAAAGATGAAAGCAAAGATCTATTGGAAAAAATGGAAAGAATAATGATGATGCTTAACAAACTAATCACAACACTTCGTTCAAAACTTAATTCTTAG